GGATAGAGCTTTGCGAAAAACCGGATCCGATCTCCGGAAACCAGGGGGCAGTCGCCTTCAACGGTCAGCCGGATGTTGCCGCTGACCGCATGATCGTTCACCTGGTCGAGTTTCAACCGGAGGCGGGTCCTGCCGTGTACGGTCTCATCCGTGTCGGTGACCGTGCCGACGATCGTGCCCGGCGTTTCGGCGATGCGATGCAGGAAATGGCTTTCGGGAAAGGATGCGCTCGCCCAGGGCTGGATGGCGAGATATCCGAGGGCGGCGAATACGGCCAGCGGTGAAAAAGCGAGCGGCCTGCCGCGGAACAACCCGTAAGCCATCCAGGCGCCTGCCGCGAAACCCGCCAGGATGGCTTCGAGGATGTGATCCGGCCAGGCGTCGCAGACGGCGATCCCGGAGGCAAAAGCGAGCAGCAACGCCACCATCGGTCTGTCGTAGCACCTGAACGGGAGCGCTCCATTCGGGGCAGTGCGCCGTCTGCCTTCGGGGAAAGACATGGGCCGCCTTCAGTGCTTGAAGCTGCGCTGACCCGTAAACACCATCGCAGCGCCGTATTCATTGCAGGCCTCGATGGATTGATAATCGTTTTCGGAGCCGCCCGGCTGAATCACCGCCGTAACGCCTTCGCGGAGCCCCACGTCGATGCCGTCGCGGAAGGGGAAAAACGCATCGCTCACCATCGCGGCGCCTGTGAGCCCGCCGTTCTCCCGCCGAACCCGGGCATCGATTTCCCGCCGCTTGTCTTCGTCCTTCATGTCGTTGTAGGCGATGCCCCAGGCTTCGAAACAATAGCGGTCTGCCAGCTTGCGATATGCCTTGTCCCGGGCGATTTCGGCGACCCCGACCCGGTCCTGCTCACCCGTTCCGATGCCCACCGTCACCTGGTCCTTGACATAGATGACGGAATTGGAGGTGATCCCGGATTCCACCAGCCATCCGAAGAGCATGTCATCGATTTCTTTCGCGGTCGGCTGCCGGTTCACCCGGTATTCACGGCCTTTATAGGTGCATACGGCAGGCATGAGCTTTTCCGGGGAGCGGGCCTCCGGAACGAAAGACCACTGGGCCACGATGCCGCCGTCGATCAGGCTCTTGAAATCCACGACCCGTTCACCGACCCAGTCTTGCAGCCGCTCGATGTTCCGGATCCGCATGACCCGCAGGTTTTTCTTCTTTTCGAAAATGGCCATCACCCCGTCTTCGAATTCCGGCGCAACGACCACTTCGGCATACTGCCGGACAATCGCCTCGGCCGTAGCCCGGTCGATGGGCCGGTTCAGGGCGATGCAACCCCCGAAGGCCGCGATGCGATCCGCCATGTTGGCCTTTTCATAGGCGTCGAGCAGGCTTTCGGCCCGCGCCACGCCGCAGGGGTTGTTGTGCTTGACGATGACGGCGGTCGGCCGATCCGTAAAATAGCGCAGGATGTTCAGGGCGTTGTCCGCATCGGTGACATTGGTCTTGCCGGGATGTTTCCCGGACTGGAGCAGTTCCACATCCGAGGCGAGGTATCGGCCCGGCAGGATGGAGCGGGTATCGCCGAGCACAAGATTGCCGTTGACGAGGCGATACAGGGCGGCTTCCTGGCCGGGGTTCTCGCCGTATCGCAGCCCCTTGCGCTTGCCGGCGATTTCCCAGCTGGCTCTCTCGTAGACGAGGGTCTGCCGATCGGCGCCGTTGACGAAGGAAATTTCCATGACGGGCGGAAAATGATCGGTCACGATCGTGCGGTACATCTGTTTGAGGTCTTCAGCCATTGGGGTTTTCCTCCGTTCGGTTGTCTTTCACGACATCAGACGGTAGCAGCCGGTTACACGATCCATCGTCTGCTGCTCCAGGTAATCGGCGATGGCCCTGTCGTATTGCGCCGTGTGGCGGAAGGCCTTGCGGGCCAGCCGGAACCGCAACTCGAGGGAAAGCGCTCCGCCCAGGCGATCCATTTCTTCGATCACGGCGTCATAGTCGGCAGGCGCCACCACCGGGGCCACCCGAATGAAGTTTTTGGCCGCAGCCCGGATCATGCAGGGGCCGCCGATATCGATGTTGCCCCTGGCCTGTTCAACCGTGACGCCTGTTTTTCGGATGGTCTGCTCGAAGGGATAGAGGTTGACGACGACCATGTCGATGGCGACCGCCTGCGTACGCGCCAAGTCCTTCTGGTGCGCCGGGTTGTAGGTTTCGGTCAGCAGTCCGAGATAAATCTTGAAATCGAGGGTCTTCACCAGCCCGCCCTGGGTTTCGGGCTGGCCGGTATACGCGGACACCTGCCTGAGACAATCCGAGGATGGCCCCAGAAAGGAGCGGATAGCCTCGTACGTGCCCCCCGTCGAAAAGATGGTGATTCCGGGATTGATCTCGAGCATCCGGGTGACCAGCGGCTCGAGGCCATTCTTGTCCGAAACGCTGATCAGCACGTGGCGGACCTGTACCAGATTGTCAATGTGTTCGACGACGTTCAGTTGCATGGTCTTTACCTTTCTCCTTCGATTTCCTGCAGGAATCGCTCGAAAAATTCCGCCATGAAGCGATGCCGTTCTTCGGCGATCCTTCTGCCTTCACCGGTCAGGATGCATTCTCTGATCCGGCTCAATTTCACGACATATTCCCGGTATCCCGTATCCTGCATGGAGTAGGCCAGGCTCTGGGAAACCGGAATTTCCGGGCAGTGCAGCCGGGCGCCGATTTCACCGGCGAACAGATAGGCCCGGGCGACACCGATGGCGCCGATGGCATCGAGCTTGTCGGCATCGAAAATCACCCGGGCTTCGAGGCTTTCCGGGGCTTCCCGCCCCCGGAACCGGTGGCTGCGGATGCAGTGCAACACATTTTCCCGCTGATCGCCGCTCAGCCCCATGCACGTTTCCTGAAGGACCGGTTCGGCAAGTCTTGCCCCGTGCATCGCATGGCAAAGGCTTCCCCGGCACTCGTCCTCTGCGCGCCTGCCGATATCGTGCAGCAGGCTCGCAACGAGAAGGACGTCCGGATCGGCTCCTTCCACCCCGCCGATCCGCTGAGCCAGGCGCAATACCCGCAGGGTGTGGTCCCATCCGTGGCTTCCCCGCCCTTCCCCGAAGAAAGAACGGGCCGCAGCTTCCACCGCCTTTCGATCGATCATCCGGATACCTTGGCCGTCAGGGTTTCGCAGAACACCGAAAAAATCACCGTTCGCCGCAGCGCCTCTTCCGGATAGTCGAAGGAAAGCGAAGCGCCGGCATACCGCTGCATGATCCTGTCGAAAGCCTGGCGCTTTTCCGCCGTATCTGCAATGAAGCGGGCCTCTCCGAATCCGATGACGCTTTCGTAGCGTGCGCTCCAGGAACAGGCTTTCGGATTCGGGAGGATATCGTAGTCGGAAACCACGCTGATGCACACCCGGGGGTTATGGCGAAGCATGTCGATTTTGCGGCCCTCCGCCGCGCTGTGGAAGTAGAAGGTTTTGCGTTCGTACCCAAAAGACAGGGGAAGCACATAGGGATTTTCCCCGTCGCTGAACCCGACATGACAGATGCAGGCCCGGGCGATCATGTCCTCGATGGCTGCGGTACTTTGAATTTCCTTGTCGGTGCGTCTCATATCATCCCAAATTCATGACGGCGGTCCACCGCTCGAACTCGGTGTCGACCGGAAGACCTTTCTGTTTCAGCACGGCGATCATCTCCGGCGCATTGAAGCGCAGATAGGGATTCACCTGCAGCTCTTCGCTGAGGGTCGATCGGACAAAGCCCGGATCGTATCGTTTGAGATACCCTTCGATGTGGGGATTGTCCGGCTCCACGATCCGGGCGAATGCCATGGAATAGGTGACGTAATCGTGGCCCGCCAGAACGATGGTGCCGCCATCGAGGGACATGAGGCGGAGCACGGAGCGGTAGAAGGCCTCGATGTCCCCGGAAAAGCAATTGCCCACCGTTCCGTTGAACAGGGTGTCCCCGGTCAGGATGTGGCCCGGCAGGTGAAAGCATCGGGAATCGGTCGTATGACCCGGGGTGGCCAGGACCCGGATATCGATGGCGCCGATACGAAGAACCGGCTCCCGGAGCAGCTCTTCGGAGGGGATCACGGGTGCGGGGATGAGCCGGAGCAGATCCGCTGTGCCGCAGGTGTGATCGGGGTGTTCGTGGGTGTGGGCGATAGCCCGGAGCTTGAGGCCTCTGTCGGCGATATGATCCGCAATCGCTCGGGATGCACCGGGATCGATGGCGAGGGCCTCGGTTTCATCGTGGACGACATAGGCCAGGTTGTCCGAACCGTAGCGGAATTGTCGAATATGCATGGGGCTCCTGCATGGGGATGATGGATTTTCGATCCGCACAGCGGATGCAGCCGAAAATGGCGCAACGCTTTTCGAATCACCTTAAGCAAATGGTGTGGAATCGTCAAGCCTGGTGAAACGGGTCGGCACTCGGCAGTGGGCAGTGGGCAGTCGGCAGTGCCGAATGGCTGCCGTCATGCCGCCACACTCATAAGGAAGTTGCTCCATCGACTTTCATTCAGCGGGGTGAAACCCGGGTTGCATGGGCGATTCCTTCGAAAGTCGAATGTCAGGAGTCAGACGTCAGAAGTCAGGAGTCAGGAGTCAGAAGAAAGCGGATGGCTCCCATTTTTTGCAGCTTGCTCCTGCGACTTTCATTCATCGGGAGGCAACCCTAAGTCCATGGGGAACTGCCCACTGTCGACTGCCCACTGCCCACTGCCGACTGCCCTCTGCCCATGCCGACTGCCAAACGCTACATGTCGGACTTGAACAGGTCCTCCGGTTGCGTAGGCGCCATTTTTCCGGGTTGCGTCTCGGCCGGCGCTTCCAGAATCTGCGGCACCGTACCCTCCTTGAA
This Desulfatirhabdium butyrativorans DSM 18734 DNA region includes the following protein-coding sequences:
- a CDS encoding IMP cyclohydrolase encodes the protein MAEDLKQMYRTIVTDHFPPVMEISFVNGADRQTLVYERASWEIAGKRKGLRYGENPGQEAALYRLVNGNLVLGDTRSILPGRYLASDVELLQSGKHPGKTNVTDADNALNILRYFTDRPTAVIVKHNNPCGVARAESLLDAYEKANMADRIAAFGGCIALNRPIDRATAEAIVRQYAEVVVAPEFEDGVMAIFEKKKNLRVMRIRNIERLQDWVGERVVDFKSLIDGGIVAQWSFVPEARSPEKLMPAVCTYKGREYRVNRQPTAKEIDDMLFGWLVESGITSNSVIYVKDQVTVGIGTGEQDRVGVAEIARDKAYRKLADRYCFEAWGIAYNDMKDEDKRREIDARVRRENGGLTGAAMVSDAFFPFRDGIDVGLREGVTAVIQPGGSENDYQSIEACNEYGAAMVFTGQRSFKH
- a CDS encoding HD domain-containing protein; this encodes MIDRKAVEAAARSFFGEGRGSHGWDHTLRVLRLAQRIGGVEGADPDVLLVASLLHDIGRRAEDECRGSLCHAMHGARLAEPVLQETCMGLSGDQRENVLHCIRSHRFRGREAPESLEARVIFDADKLDAIGAIGVARAYLFAGEIGARLHCPEIPVSQSLAYSMQDTGYREYVVKLSRIRECILTGEGRRIAEERHRFMAEFFERFLQEIEGER
- a CDS encoding pyridoxamine 5'-phosphate oxidase family protein, with the protein product MRRTDKEIQSTAAIEDMIARACICHVGFSDGENPYVLPLSFGYERKTFYFHSAAEGRKIDMLRHNPRVCISVVSDYDILPNPKACSWSARYESVIGFGEARFIADTAEKRQAFDRIMQRYAGASLSFDYPEEALRRTVIFSVFCETLTAKVSG
- a CDS encoding hydroxyacylglutathione hydrolase family protein → MHIRQFRYGSDNLAYVVHDETEALAIDPGASRAIADHIADRGLKLRAIAHTHEHPDHTCGTADLLRLIPAPVIPSEELLREPVLRIGAIDIRVLATPGHTTDSRCFHLPGHILTGDTLFNGTVGNCFSGDIEAFYRSVLRLMSLDGGTIVLAGHDYVTYSMAFARIVEPDNPHIEGYLKRYDPGFVRSTLSEELQVNPYLRFNAPEMIAVLKQKGLPVDTEFERWTAVMNLG